A genome region from Heyndrickxia acidicola includes the following:
- a CDS encoding SDR family oxidoreductase, which produces MSGKVMVIVGAGPGISLSTARKFGREGFKVALIARSLKALQQYEEELNSEGIDAKGFPGDAGSKPSLEAAIDSIIKTYGKVDVLLYNAAKLKQGKPTELNEDDLIHDFKINVTGALTSVKEVIPHMEKGTILLTGGGLALYPNADLASLSIGKSGIRSLAYSLHQELSSKGVYVGTLTIKGFVQEGTYFSPENIANTFYSMYENKTDTEVMFEEK; this is translated from the coding sequence ATGTCAGGAAAAGTAATGGTTATTGTGGGTGCAGGACCGGGAATTAGCCTGAGCACCGCTAGAAAATTTGGCCGAGAAGGTTTTAAAGTAGCACTCATTGCCCGCAGTTTAAAGGCTTTACAGCAATATGAAGAAGAACTGAACAGTGAAGGAATCGATGCAAAAGGATTCCCAGGAGATGCGGGATCCAAACCATCCTTGGAAGCGGCAATTGATTCCATAATTAAAACATACGGCAAGGTTGATGTTCTTTTATACAACGCGGCTAAATTAAAACAAGGAAAACCAACAGAATTAAATGAAGATGACTTAATTCATGATTTTAAAATTAATGTCACTGGTGCCCTTACTAGTGTCAAAGAAGTTATACCGCATATGGAGAAAGGAACGATTCTTTTAACAGGCGGCGGTCTAGCACTTTATCCCAATGCTGACCTTGCTTCATTATCTATCGGAAAATCCGGTATACGCAGCTTAGCATACAGCTTGCACCAAGAATTAAGCTCTAAAGGTGTTTATGTAGGAACATTAACAATCAAAGGGTTTGTACAGGAAGGAACCTATTTCTCACCAGAAAACATTGCAAATACATTTTATAGCATGTATGAAAATAAAACGGATACAGAAGTAATGTTCGAAGAAAAATAA
- a CDS encoding MarR family winged helix-turn-helix transcriptional regulator, which translates to MNEEEKVLNHCLYFTASRFARNMTKLAEKTFDFDDLSPSYLYMIMIVKFHPEITQKELCHKLSIAPSTSTRFIDKLEKQMLVTRKVNGKQTYISLTEEGEKIYKQFRASLKELFTGYSQILGREFSIDLSRMLHEASNKLEEEL; encoded by the coding sequence ATGAATGAAGAAGAAAAAGTATTAAATCATTGCTTATATTTTACCGCCAGCCGTTTTGCACGCAACATGACAAAATTGGCTGAGAAAACATTTGATTTCGATGACCTTTCTCCCTCTTATCTGTATATGATCATGATTGTTAAATTCCATCCCGAAATCACGCAAAAAGAGCTATGCCACAAGTTGTCCATCGCTCCTTCTACCAGCACGAGGTTTATTGATAAACTCGAAAAACAAATGCTGGTGACAAGAAAAGTGAACGGCAAACAAACATACATCTCTTTGACGGAGGAAGGAGAAAAAATCTACAAACAGTTTCGCGCTTCTTTAAAGGAATTGTTTACAGGTTATTCTCAAATATTAGGTCGTGAATTTAGTATAGATTTAAGCAGAATGCTTCACGAAGCAAGCAATAAGCTGGAAGAAGAACTATAA
- a CDS encoding PLP-dependent aminotransferase family protein produces the protein MDWKPDRKAKKAVYRQIADYIERGIALGEFLPDSMLPSERRLAEDLGVNRSTVVAAYEELAAAGVVTRKKGSGTQVSSDIWGMSHKRIPNWGRYIEYGSFLPNLPLVQKIRNETQEHDMINLSSGELSPGLFPSIEFRSILAEMPIKAPLGYDHPQGNLELRKTITTHIKETKQIDTEPYSILITSGAQQALHLVIQCLLKPGDAVAIEDPSYCYSLPIFQSAGLKTFLLPVDDNGMNPEDIRSLHKKHRIKMVFTNPTYQNPTGTVMSLTRRKQLLELSSELGLPIIEDDPYSLTSFDWTFIPTLKSMDVNGTVLYISSLSKIVASGLRIGWIIGPKRVIERLADAKQQVDFGHSIFPQWIAHHFLQSSQFQQHITMLQLELKKRRDVIVTSLRDTLGNRVSYDSPEGGIHLWCWINEEVVSPTHLLEESFKRGLAFLPGSVMGTQKNYVRFTFGRGETSEIEKGIARFADALNSLLDS, from the coding sequence ATGGACTGGAAGCCAGACAGAAAAGCAAAGAAAGCAGTGTACAGGCAAATTGCGGATTATATTGAACGTGGAATAGCTTTGGGGGAATTTTTGCCAGACAGCATGCTTCCATCTGAACGTAGATTGGCAGAAGATCTTGGGGTCAACCGAAGTACGGTAGTTGCAGCATATGAAGAATTGGCAGCGGCTGGAGTGGTGACCAGGAAAAAGGGTAGCGGCACACAGGTAAGCTCTGATATTTGGGGGATGTCCCATAAACGTATCCCAAATTGGGGGAGATATATAGAGTATGGCTCCTTTCTTCCCAATTTACCTCTTGTGCAAAAGATTCGGAATGAAACGCAGGAACACGATATGATCAATCTTTCTAGTGGAGAACTTTCCCCTGGATTATTTCCATCTATCGAATTTCGGTCCATTCTTGCCGAAATGCCCATTAAGGCACCATTGGGATATGATCATCCGCAAGGGAATCTGGAACTCCGGAAGACGATTACAACGCACATTAAAGAAACTAAGCAAATCGATACAGAACCGTATTCCATTCTTATTACATCTGGAGCACAACAGGCACTCCATTTAGTTATACAGTGTCTGCTGAAACCTGGGGATGCAGTCGCGATTGAAGATCCTTCCTATTGCTACTCATTGCCTATATTTCAGTCTGCTGGTCTTAAAACTTTTTTGTTGCCGGTTGACGATAACGGCATGAATCCAGAAGATATACGGAGCCTTCATAAAAAACACCGAATTAAAATGGTCTTTACAAATCCAACTTACCAAAATCCCACTGGCACCGTTATGTCTCTTACCAGAAGGAAACAACTGCTTGAGCTCTCTTCAGAACTGGGGCTGCCCATAATAGAGGACGATCCATACAGCCTGACATCCTTTGACTGGACCTTCATTCCTACTTTAAAATCCATGGATGTCAATGGTACCGTCCTTTATATCAGTTCGTTGTCTAAAATTGTTGCGTCCGGCTTGCGAATCGGATGGATTATCGGACCGAAAAGAGTGATTGAAAGATTAGCAGATGCCAAGCAGCAGGTGGATTTTGGACATAGCATCTTTCCCCAATGGATAGCCCACCACTTTTTACAATCGAGCCAATTTCAGCAACATATTACAATGCTTCAGTTGGAGTTAAAAAAACGACGTGATGTCATTGTGACGAGCCTTCGAGATACTCTTGGAAACCGTGTCAGTTATGATTCTCCAGAAGGCGGCATTCACTTGTGGTGTTGGATAAACGAAGAAGTAGTCAGTCCAACTCATTTATTAGAAGAATCTTTTAAAAGAGGATTGGCATTTTTGCCGGGAAGCGTCATGGGCACACAAAAGAATTATGTACGATTTACCTTTGGGAGGGGAGAAACCAGCGAAATCGAAAAAGGGATTGCACGCTTTGCGGATGCTTTAAACTCTTTATTAGATAGTTAA
- a CDS encoding DinB family protein: MSKSIEQILKRWKMHRNALLELVEVLPDASSSWRPWEEGMTVTELVHHLAWTPDFFFASIDGRAMVIPPVPETLTEARELLKQLTSEHEQKLASYTDEDLQKDATIDLFKITEPGVEVLHRLIGHEAHHKGQLLLYARMLGVTPPFYIDLSV, from the coding sequence ATGTCAAAATCAATTGAACAAATTTTAAAACGTTGGAAAATGCACCGTAATGCTTTGCTTGAATTAGTAGAGGTCCTTCCGGATGCATCTAGTTCATGGCGTCCTTGGGAGGAAGGCATGACAGTGACGGAACTGGTACATCACCTTGCCTGGACACCGGATTTCTTCTTCGCTTCCATCGATGGACGTGCAATGGTCATTCCACCAGTTCCCGAAACCCTCACAGAAGCTCGAGAGCTTTTAAAACAGCTTACAAGTGAACATGAGCAAAAATTGGCATCCTATACAGATGAAGATTTACAAAAAGACGCAACGATCGATCTCTTTAAAATTACTGAACCAGGAGTAGAAGTACTCCATCGTTTGATCGGTCATGAAGCTCATCACAAAGGACAACTGCTGCTATATGCACGCATGTTGGGAGTAACCCCGCCATTCTATATTGACTTGAGTGTATGA